CCGCCAGCCGCTGCTTCTTGATGGGGAGGAAGTGGATCTCCTGCGAGCTGACCTTCTTCAATTTGATAGCTCTGTTTTTAGGGACCTTCTTCAGAGGGTCGTTGGGGTCATGCTGTTCTCCCTGGGACGCCGACGGCACTCCGtagagctgctgcagggacgGCCCCTTGCTGCCGTCCCGTTTGATGGAGAAGTTCTTGGTGGAGACGCCTGAGAGACCTTTTATCTTCCCGCACAGGATGGCAGGGATGGCGTCCTTCACAGAGACGATGACCTTGGCCGTCTGTGAGGTGCTGACGATCTCGAGGTTTCCGGCCCCGCCGAGCGACGCCTCCTGACCCAGGGAGCCCGGCCCACCGGAGCTGCTGTCCACCACCCACTTGTGCTGCCGGCTGAACTCCAGTGAGGCCAGACTGCCCAGGAGCTTGGAATCTAAACTCTGAGTGCATGCAACTGACAGTGAGGTGCCACTTGTATCCTGACTGGACTGGAAAGCTGATTCTCTGTCTCGTCCACTGGAGTTGCACGACTGAACACACTTTTTCCTCACACCAGGCACTGACAAGTCAAGCACACTGTCCTGCTGCAAGATGGGGAACTCCTGTTTTGGCTCAACTGGACACGCCCTGATGGACAGATCTAACACCTGTCCTTCTTCTACAGGAAGTGAGGACAGGGACACATGTTGTGGCTGCAACAGGGGCACGTATCTGCTAGACAACACCGAAGGAGAGGTAGTGTCTTTTGGAGAAGTCTGAGTACTTTTACTCACTGTGCAAACTGGTTTTGGCATGTTCCCCTTTGAATCCTCAGCCTGAGGGACAGGGATGGGGATGGGGAGTGGGATGGGCAGAGGCACTGGCAGAGGGATGATGACGGGGTAGGGGACGAGAAGGGTGGCAGGAGGGACCAATGGGGCCAGAGGGGAGCTGTAGGGAGGTGTGAGCGACGGGAGGGGGAAGAAGGTAGAGCCTGGTGACTGACAGGTGGATGAACCGGCCTGTGAGGAGAAGAGGTCCTGTAAGATGGCAGCAAAAGCTGGattctggaggagagagagcaggttaGCATCCTGCGTCTGTCCTGCTGACTTCTGGTCAACAGCTGCAGGTAAACCAAACGTCAAAGGATTCTGACATAGGATGCTGTTGTGGAGCGGCAGCTGCGGACAGTTAGCGGTCTGAGGCATGACAGAGGGATTCATGTGCTGGAGGACCTGCTGATCCAGGACCAGGGGAAGTGAAACGGGGCTTTGGCTTGTTATCAAGTACGGTGCTGCCCCCATTTGGCTGAGCTGGGACCCGGCTGCCCCGGCCATCTGGAGGTGAATGGGCAGCATCAGTGGGCTCTCTCCCAGACACATTGGGTGCAGCACAGTTGTGGAAACTTTCAGCGACACGCCTCCTGGAGACTCGGCGGTGGGAGTCACCCCCGACGGGGCAGGGGGCTCCACCGGGTGGGAGAGGCCTCCTTTGGTCAGTCCTGTGCCGTCACCGGGAGCGAGTGGCGTCGCTCCATCGTCCACTTTACAACGGACTTCTCTTCCTCCGACCTCTGTGCTGAGTATGTCAGTCTGCGGCTGGGTCGTGGCTCCAGACACATCACGGCTGCCCTCCATCATTCAGCTTGAACAGTCGCTCAAAATAATCATCAAGTGCTACTGGTGAGTCTCATCCATATTCTCCAAAGCAGTcctgaaacagaggaaacacactgttAGGTCGTGTCAGCtattcactgacacacacaaacacacacacacaaagcattaGAAGGACATGTTCTCTATGTTGTGTCTAGCACAGCTCAAGAAGAGCAACGGTTAGGAGAACTGAAATAGGAAATCTAAAATGGTTTTAGATTCAGCATTATGATTACTTTTATGCCTTTCAATGGTTCTAATGACAAATTCTGTCAAATtgaaaaaggcagaaaaatGATTGGTAAAGCTGTGAAAAAACCTTGGTTCCCACATTGCAGCTCAGTgaatcaataaaacatatttaaagcaccacagctctagggtggattttattttgtggCCGTCTGTTATAAATGCTGCGATCGCCAagtcctgatgacatcactacaACATCATCTTCTCCTCTAGAGCGGGGGAGGAGCTGATACAGAGGAGACAGCAGGTTTCCCAGGTTGGCAGGAACTCCCCGGTACAATTGGTTAAGAGTGaccctttaaataaataaagttagaTAGAAGAGGAGGGTCCACTTCCACTACAGCTTTTCCCACTGTGGGAAAAATGTAAACCTACTGGTGAACTGTATTATTTTTACCTCATTGCTCAGCACAAACTAATAGGTATAGAAAAACAGAGTGAGGATGATGTTGTAGTATAATACAGACAGCAGAGTCTTTGTGAAGTACAACACAGGAAATTGAGACTGAGGATATGAATGAGATTTTGTGTCTTATGGCCTGAATCCCAGTTATCTCCTgccgttacacacacacacatacacacactttatagAGCTAACATTAACCAAGGATTTGGTTGTTACTTGTTATTGCATAGTTAacaagtcatttgaaaatatcacCACTAGGAGATTGTGATGGTCATCTTTCAATATTCTTTGGCATTTTGTAAATCAAATGATTCATTAAGAAAGTTACAAAGCAAAACGCGTCCAAATTGATTCTTGCAGTGTCAGATCTGGGAGGAGGGGCCATAAAAGATCCATCATTTACACagttatatgtccaacatccaatGACAATTCCTGATACAGTAAAGTGCACATctaagtcattccttgtttactgttagctctgtGGCTTTGAGCAAAGCCCCACATCAATGATTCTATTTTTTTGAAGTGTTCCTTTTTCAAGCTCATTGTGCtcttcaaaaaaatgtaaataagtgACCCTTTTTTTACAGACTTTGTTTACTGACAGGGCCAATCAGATTCCAGCTTGGGTCAGTGCCCCCTGGTTTCTTGTCTGATTGCTGgtttataaaacacaacatctaaCAGACTCCTTAAAACCCCCTGAGCTGCAACATATACATAGAGAAGGATACACAGGAAAAGGCATCATTATCATTGAGCacccatccatctattcattcaTCTACCATGCTAGGATGGCATGCCAGTCGTCCTCGTGCTTTTATTATcccactgtgtgtttgcagacacCTCCACACAACACGTGTCCTGCTGTCAACCCTCATCCATCCGCAGTGAAGAAAGTCCCTCGGGTGCCTAAAGGTACAATGTGTCCAGTGTCAGCGAGGTCAATTATTCATACTGATGGGAGCAGCGAGGATAATGTTCAGGTCTTGCGAAGGGGCTacagctttaaataaataaccgAAAACATAAAAGGTGGCCCCGCACTGCccggccttttttaattgagcaACTCaattaaatgcaaacacacacaattccaaTTTTGTAGAAAAAAGTGTGACTCTTTTGCTTTCTCCTCCCAGCAGCCTTCATGTGGTGTTGGGTTGCCTCAGTGAGCAGCGAGGAGCAGCCCTCTATCCCCCCAGGCTGATTTTATATTGTTGAGCAGCATAGACTGGACATTGTAATAAGGCTCTGATGGATTACACTGAGGATTCTACAGCCAGATGGGCGACCGATAACCTAGTCGCTGTTCGACACATGGGGTAGGACCCCCCTTGGGAATTAAAAAAGCCCACAACAACCCAATTGAAAATTATTATGTATGGAAAGTATCTCTTCATCTTTCCCTGACACCGCGTAGAGCGGACTGGTTTTTATGGGTCAAAGAGGACGCTGCTTGGTCCCATAGATTGTCATAAATAAGAAcagttcaaaataaatgaagccaaatcattttAATCCCCCCGTGGTGGCTAGTTCAAAATAAGTGAtaaaccccctcctcctcaatGTTAGCTGCATGGAGCACACTAAAAACAGTAGAtgtcagatacatttttctctAAGATGGTCTCTGTCGTTTTGGTTTAATTCAAGGTTCAGTttatttaggtgaaagggatctattggcaggaATGTTATATACAAATTTTTTAGTGATGTTTTTACTAGTGTGTTTAATCTAAATGGTcctaattgttgttttctttaccctagaatggaccctataaatgtatattctacagaggccgccatgttttttacagtagcccacaGTGGACAatctaaacaccttttgagtttttatgacaacaaaacaacagtttgtcttttgtgtttgtaagGGGAGGTAGAGGTGAGGTGTATTCAGCTGTAACATTCAACctcaccaccagatgtcactacattctacaagCTGAACCTTTAATTGTTGGGTGCTATAAATATAGGGGGATACagcatgattgacagccgagagTGACTCATGAGGAGATGTATTGGCAGGAGCTTGATACCGCAGGTCTGTCCCCTGATCACTGCTACGCAGACTCTGCCTTCAAGTTACATCAAAGGCAGAAGATGGCAGCACCTGTATCCAGGATACTTGGACTTCTTTTTCTACAACAGGAGAAAATGGTGACGAGTGAAGAAGACTTGAGGACTTCGACAAATTGTTGACACAAAAATAAAggcttgaacatacatcagtctCACATCAGTATATTGCACCAATGCATGGGCAACACTATTACTAAAGATATTAACTTCTCTTGGTGTTAACATGTCATTTTTCAATCTTATTCCTTTCTGTAGAAAAAGGATATTTTGATCTAATGTCCTAAAATTAAGACTTTCAATTGGACATAGGTTTGATTCTATTTTTCTACTGTGGACATTCCAGGAAGTTTGAGGCAAGAGATTTCCTGCTTGATAACACGGTCATGAGGTCTGTGGCACGATAAAGCCTCACTGACCAAAATGAAAGAAGTCTTTCTTGGTTAAGAATCCCCAACTGTCAAAAACTGTAATGGTTTGGCCCGAGTGTGCAAGCGAGGGAAAATAACCCAGATAGTGCGCTCCCTTTAATTGTGCCTGTCGGggtgaaacatatttttttgcttgaattaatgtttttttttcttctgaaatGTTATAACGGGTAATGTATTGTTTCTCCATTTGTgctatattgtattattttgttgaCCAATGAAAGATAACCATTCAGACTATAGATAAGATCAGAACATCAAAGCTTTATATTGAACATATTAATCTTCCTAACTCCAGTTTGATACCACTGTTATAGAACCTCATTTCCACATGATGATAGAGTTAGTAGAAGATAGAAATAGCATCAGCCTAATGTAGTTTTTATATGAGCTAATGTAAGAAGCACGCAACACAAACAGACGTACGCACAGTCCTTTTTCAAACGGGGATAAAAGCAGCCACACATCTGAGGCCGTTCCTCCCTCTCACACATCATCTGTTAGAGGTTTGTGTTCACTCACCAGTAACAGCTAATTGAGTAAATAGGCAAGAGGAGACCTA
The nucleotide sequence above comes from Platichthys flesus chromosome 9, fPlaFle2.1, whole genome shotgun sequence. Encoded proteins:
- the LOC133960643 gene encoding retinoic acid-induced protein 2-like; protein product: MMEGSRDVSGATTQPQTDILSTEVGGREVRCKVDDGATPLAPGDGTGLTKGGLSHPVEPPAPSGVTPTAESPGGVSLKVSTTVLHPMCLGESPLMLPIHLQMAGAAGSQLSQMGAAPYLITSQSPVSLPLVLDQQVLQHMNPSVMPQTANCPQLPLHNSILCQNPLTFGLPAAVDQKSAGQTQDANLLSLLQNPAFAAILQDLFSSQAGSSTCQSPGSTFFPLPSLTPPYSSPLAPLVPPATLLVPYPVIIPLPVPLPIPLPIPIPVPQAEDSKGNMPKPVCTVSKSTQTSPKDTTSPSVLSSRYVPLLQPQHVSLSSLPVEEGQVLDLSIRACPVEPKQEFPILQQDSVLDLSVPGVRKKCVQSCNSSGRDRESAFQSSQDTSGTSLSVACTQSLDSKLLGSLASLEFSRQHKWVVDSSSGGPGSLGQEASLGGAGNLEIVSTSQTAKVIVSVKDAIPAILCGKIKGLSGVSTKNFSIKRDGSKGPSLQQLYGVPSASQGEQHDPNDPLKKVPKNRAIKLKKVSSQEIHFLPIKKQRLAALLPRK